CAACTGACAATTCCATACTCGTTGATGGAATTGAGATAAAGACTTTTGGAGAGAAAGATCCAGCGAATCTTCCATGGAGAAACCTCGAAGTCGATTACGTCTTGGAATCCACCGGCGCATTTACATCTAGGGACGGAGCAAGCAAGCATCTCACAGCAGGAGCGAAAAGGGTATTGATTTCTGCTCCGGCAAAGAATCCAGACGTAACAATTGTTATGGGGGTTAACCACAACTGGTATGATCCATCGAAACACGTGATAATCTCGAACGCATCCTGTACGACAAACTGTCTTGCTCCCATGGTGAAGGTCCTTCATGAGAATTTCAGGGTGAAAAGAGGGTTCATGACAACCTGTCATGCTGTGACAAATGATCAGCGTTTACTCGATCTTGCTCACAAAGACCTTCGTAGAGCAAGAGCAGCCATGCTTTCAATAATCCCAACGACGACCGGAGCAGCTGTTGCGATAGGGGAAGTCATACCCGAGCTAAAGGGCAAGCTGAACGGTCTAGCCCTCCGCGTGCCAGTGGCCGACGGATCGATAACAGATTTTGTCGCAGAGGTCGAGAAATCCACTACTGTTCAAGAGGTCAACGAAGCATTCAAGAGAGCTGCTCAAGGAGAACTAAAAGGAATTCTGGAATACTCAGAGGATCCGCTGGTTTCGCAGGATATAATCGGCAATCCGCACTCCTGCATAGTTGATGGTCTAAGCACAATGGTAATGGACAACTTTGTCAAAGTGCTGGGCTG
This region of Candidatus Hadarchaeales archaeon genomic DNA includes:
- the gap gene encoding type I glyceraldehyde-3-phosphate dehydrogenase translates to MKRRLAINGFGRIGRLFLRAALENEQFRKNFEVVAINDLTGANTLAHLLKYDSVFGIYKKEVKATDNSILVDGIEIKTFGEKDPANLPWRNLEVDYVLESTGAFTSRDGASKHLTAGAKRVLISAPAKNPDVTIVMGVNHNWYDPSKHVIISNASCTTNCLAPMVKVLHENFRVKRGFMTTCHAVTNDQRLLDLAHKDLRRARAAMLSIIPTTTGAAVAIGEVIPELKGKLNGLALRVPVADGSITDFVAEVEKSTTVQEVNEAFKRAAQGELKGILEYSEDPLVSQDIIGNPHSCIVDGLSTMVMDNFVKVLGWYDNEWGYSCRLVDLLNLMAEKEK